One Diospyros lotus cultivar Yz01 chromosome 1, ASM1463336v1, whole genome shotgun sequence genomic window carries:
- the LOC127809723 gene encoding pentatricopeptide repeat-containing protein At3g18110, chloroplastic, whose amino-acid sequence MASKGMLVIAAPPPQSSRKSRVCPATTCSFDSLSSSSSSSSSTTTEPESSRKFTYSRASPSVRWPHLKFTDANHHRSPPSHFTAVSPPPVLVDTIDLEIKEETRNLDVDDETLEVLGRPSRTRAKKMTKLALKRAKDWRQRVQLLTDSILQLKPEEFVADVLDKRMAQMTPTDFCFVVKWVGQSSWQRALEVYEWLNLRHWYSPNARMLATILAVLGKANQEALAVEIFSRAEAGMGNTVQVYNAMMGVYARNGRFIKVCELLDLMRERGCEPDLVSFNTLINARLKSQSMAPNLAVELLNEVRKSGLRPDIITYNTLISACSREYNLEEAVKVYNDMEANKCQPDLWTFNAMISLYGRCGFSTKAEQFFTELKSKGFFPDAVTFNSLLYAFAREVNVPKVQEICEEMAQMGFRKDEMTYNTIIHMYGKHGQHDLALQLYRDMKASGQNPDAITYTILIDSLGKTSMTAEAADVMSEMLDAGVRPTLHTYSALICGYAKAGKRVEAEATFNCMLRSGIKPDHLAYSVMLDVHLRSNDSKKALVLYREMNCNGFNPDQSLYEALVQILRRENKEEDLQKVVKDMEESCGLDPQIISSILVKGECYDHAANLLRKAIMQGYDLDHENLLSILSSYSSSGRHLEALQLLNFLRERVPQSHQLITEAMVIIHCKAHQLDAALDEYRKNIGLSTFHGSPSMYESLIKCCEEAELFAQASQVFSDMRFNGVEPSQNLSETMMLMYSRMGFPETAHHLLDQAEAKGIEFDNLSVYVRLIDSYGKLKLLHKAESLVGILRQRSSIVDRKAWNTLMQAYAASGCYEKARAAFNTMMRDGPSPTVVTINCLMQALIVDGRLNELYVVIQELQDMGFKISKSSILLILNAFARVGNIFEVKKIYNGMKAAGYFPSMHLYRVMIELFSKGKRVRDVEAMVSEMEDAGFKPDLSIWNCVLKLYTEIEDFKKTARVYQQIQEAELKPDKETYNTLILMYCRDCRPDEGLQLMHEMRSLGLDPKLDTYKSLISAFGKLQMVEQADGLFERMRSEGYKLDRSFYHIMMKTFRSSGDHSKAERVLIMMKEAGVEPTIATMHLLMSSYGSSGHPTEAEKVLNNLKVTGADLVLPYSTVIDAYLKNGDYNIGILKLQELKGEGLEPDHKIWTCFIRAASLSQSKNEAIVLLNAVRDAGFDLPLRLLMDKSESLIMEVDQYLEQLEPMESNAALNFVNALEDLLWAFELRATASWVFQLAIKRSIYRHDVFRVADKDWGADFRKLSGGAALVGLTLWLDHMQDASLEGFPESPKSVVLITGTSEYSSVSLNSTLKAYLWEMGSPFLPCKTRSGLLVAKAHSLRMWLKDSPFCLDLELKNRAHIPDLNSMQLVEGCYIRRGLVSAFKDITERLGEVRPKKFARLALLPDPKRNKAIQADIDGRQEKFAKLEKQGLVRHKKLKKFRKAKFIRKSRIYEKSSQEEKVNGA is encoded by the exons ATGGCATCAAAGGGAATGCTGGTTATTGCCGCACCACCACCACAATCAAGCAGAAAATCCAGGGTATGCCCTGCTACCACTTGCTCTTTTGATTCCTTatcgtcgtcgtcgtcttcATCTTCGTCTACAACTACTGAACCTGAAAGTTCCAGAAAATTTACCTACAGCAGGGCCTCCCCATCCGTGAGATGGCCCCATTTGAAATTCACTGACGCCAACCATCACCGTTCGCCCCCTTCTCACTTTACTGCCGTATCTCCGCCCCCCGTACTTGTAGATACCATAGATTTGGAGATTAAAGAGGAAACGCGGAATTTGGACGTCGATGATGAAACCCTAGAGGTATTGGGTAGGCCTAGCAGGACCAGGGCcaagaaaatgaccaaattggCACTGAAAAGGGCTAAAGATTGGCGCCAGAGGGTCCAATTATTGACTGATAGTATTCTACAGTTGAAACCAGAGGAGTTTGTGGCTGATGTCCTGGATAAGAGGATGGCGCAAATGACTCCGACCGACTTCTGTTTTGTAGTGAAATGGGTTGGGCAGTCGAGTTGGCAGCGGGCTTTGGAGGTCTACGAGTGGTTGAATCTTCGGCATTGGTACTCTCCCAATGCCCGGATGCTGGCCACGATATTGGCTGTGCTTGGCAAGGCCAATCAAGAGGCCTTGGCTGTGGAAATTTTTTCTAGGGCCGAGGCTGGGATGGGTAACACTGTCCAAGTTTATAATGCAATGATGGGTGTTTATGCTCGGAATGGTCGGTTCATCAAGGTTTGTGAACTGCTTGATTTGATGAGGGAGAGAGGGTGTGAGCCAGACCTTGTGAGTTTCAATACTTTAATAAACGCACGCTTGAAATCGCAATCAATGGCACCGAACTTGGCAGTAGAACTTTTAAATGAGGTGAGAAAATCAGGTCTTCGACCCGATATAATTACTTACAACACACTTATCAGTGCTTGTTCCCGGGAATATAATTTGGAGGAGGCAGTCAAGGTTTACAACGATATGGAGGCAAACAAATGCCAACCCGATTTATGGACATTTAATGCCATGATTTCACTTTATGGGAGATGCGGATTCTCTACCAAGGCTGAACAGTTTTTCACGGAGCTGAAGTCAAAAGGGTTTTTCCCAGATGCAGTAACATTTAATTCTCTACTCTATGCTTTTGCAAGAGAAGTGAATGTCCCAAAGGTACAGGAAATCTGTGAAGAAATGGCACAAATGGGTTTTAGAAAAGATGAGATGACTTATAACACCATCATCCACATGTATGGGAAGCACGGTCAGCATGATTTAGCTTTGCAACTTTACAGAGACATGAAAGCATCAGGGCAAAATCCTGATGCAATCACATACACGATCCTCATTGATTCACTTGGAAAAACAAGTATGACAGCTGAGGCCGCTGATGTGATGTCAGAGATGCTTGATGCAGGTGTTAGACCCACTCTCCATACTTATAGTGCATTAATTTGTGGGTATGCAAAGGCTGGAAAGCGAGTGGAGGCGGAAGCCACATTTAATTGCATGCTCAGGTCTGGGATTAAACCGGATCATCTAGCATATTCAGTTATGTTGGATGTCCACTTGAGATCTAATGATTCCAAGAAGGCATTGGTTTTGTATCGTGAAATGAATTGCAACGGTTTCAATCCAGATCAATCCCTTTATGAGGCTTTGGTCCAAATTCTCAGAAGAGAGAATAAAGAGGAAGACCTTCAGAAAGTGGTTAAGGATATGGAAGAATCATGTGGTTTGGATCCACAAATAATTTCATCTATTCTTGTTAAGGGGGAATGCTATGATCATGCAGCTAACCTGTTGAGAAAGGCCATCATGCAGGGTTATGATTTGGACCACGAGAACTTATTGTCTATTCTGAGTTCATATAGTTCATCGGGAAGACACTTAGAAGCGCTCCAGTTGCTAAACTTTTTGAGAGAACGTGTACCTCAATCCCATCAATTGATAACTGAAGCTATGGTAATAATTCATTGTAAGGCTCATCAACTGGATGCTGCATTAGATGAATATAGAAAAAACATAGGGTTAAGTACATTTCATGGGAGTCCTTCTATGTACGAGTCCCTTATTAAATGCTGTGAGGAGGCTGAATTATTTGCTCAAGCTTCTCAGGTGTTCTCAGACATGAGATTTAATGGAGTGGAACCTTCTCAGAATCTCTCTGAAACTATGATGCTTATGTATTCTAGAATGGGCTTCCCAGAAACGGCCCATCATTTGCTTGATCAGGCAGAAGCGAAGGGCATTGAATTTGACAATCTTTCTGTTTATGTTCGGCTTATTGACTCTTATGGCAAGTTGAAGCTACTGCATAAAGCAGAGAGTTTGGTGGGGATTCTTAGGCAGAGATCTAGTATAGTTGATCGTAAGGCTTGGAATACACTAATGCAGGCTTATGCAGCAAGTGGTTGCTATGAGAAAGCCAGAGCTGCTTTTAATACAATGATGAGAGATGGTCCTTCCCCAACTGTGGTTACCATCAATTGTCTGATGCAAGCTTTGATTGTTGACGGGAGATTAAATGAGCTTTATGTGGTAATTCAAGAGTTGCAAGATATGGGTTTTAAAATTAGTAAGAGTTCCATTCTTTTGATACTTAATGCATTTGCCCGAGTTGGTAACATATTTGAggtgaagaaaatatataatggaATGAAGGCTGCCGGTTATTTTCCTTCCATGCATCTTTATAGAGTTATGATTGAACTGTTCTCCAAAGGCAAGCGAGTAAGGGATGTTGAAGCCATGGTTTCTGAGATGGAAGATGCGGGATTTAAGCCTGACCTTTCCATATGGAACTGTGTACTTAAGTTATATACAGAAATTGAGGATTTTAAGAAGACAGCGAGAGTATACCAGCAGATTCAAGAAGCTGAACTTAAGCCAGACAAGGAGACTTATAATACTTTGATATTGATGTACTGTAGGGATTGCAGGCCAGATGAAGGTTTGCAGTTGATGCATGAAATGAGAAGTCTTGGTCTGGACCCTAAGCTGGATACATACAAAAGCCTAATTTCTGCATTTGGCAAGCTGCAGATGGTGGAACAAGCTGATGGACTTTTTGAGAGGATGCGATCAGAAGGATATAAACTTGATCGTTCTTTCTATCATATAATGATGAAAACTTTTAGAAGCTCAGGAGATCATTCTAAAGCTGAAAGggtacttatcatgatgaaggAAGCAGGTGTGGAACCAACCATTGCCACAATGCATTTACTGATGAGCTCATATGGCAGCTCTGGGCATCCAACTGAAGCTGAGAAAGtgcttaataatttaaaagtaaccGGTGCAGATCTTGTCCTACCATACAGTACAGTCATTGATGCTTATCTCAAGAATGGAGATTATAACATTGGAATTCTGAAACTCCAAGAGTTGAAGGGAGAAGGTCTGGAGCCAGACCACAAGATTTGGACTTGCTTTATCAGGGCTGCAAGTTTATCTCAGAGCAAAAATGAAGCTATAGTTTTGCTCAATGCTGTGAGAGATGCTGGTTTTGATCTTCCTCTCAG GCTTCTCATGGATAAATCTGAGTCACTAATCATGGAGGTAGACCAGTATCTTGAGCAACTGGAACCTATGGAAAGCAATGCAGCTTTGAATTTTGTCAATGCTTTGGAAGATCTGCTGTGGGCATTTGAACTCCGGGCCACAGCTTCATGGGTTTTCCAATTGGCAATAAAGAGAAGTATATACCGCCATGATGTGTTCAG GGTAGCTGATAAGGACTGGGGAGCTGATTTTAGAAAGTTGTCTGGTGGTGCAGCTCTTGTTGGCCTTACTTTGTGGCTTGACCACATGCAA GATGCATCCCTGGAGGGTTTCCCAGAATCTCCGAAATCTGTAGTGCTGATTACAGGGACTTCAGAATACAGCAGTGTTTCCTTGAACAGCACATTGAAGGCATACCTTTGGGAAATGGGATCGCCATTTCTTCCCTGCAAAACAAGGAGTGGGCTTCTTGTTGCAAAAGCACACTCCCTTAGAATGTGGTTAAAGGACTCGCCATTTTGCTTGGACCTTGAGTTGAAAAACCGCGCCCACATCCCCGACTTAAACTCAATGCAGCTTGTTGAAGGATGTTATATTAGACGTGGACTTGTTTCTGCTTTCAAGGACATAACGGAGAGGCTTGGGGAAGTGAGACCAAAGAAATTTGCAAGGCTGGCTTTGCTGCCAGATCCCAAAAGAAACAAGGCTATTCAAGCTGACATAGACGGAAGGCAAGAGAAGTTTGCGAAGCTGGAAAAACAGGGGCTTGTAAGACACAAGAAGCTCAAGAAGTTCAGAAAGGCAAAATTTATTAGGAAGAGTAGGATATACGAGAAATCAAGTCAGGAAGAAAAAGTTAACGGTGCCTAA